The region CCGGGTATTGATACCTTGGCTCATCAAACCGCCTTGGAATGCAACGGCTTGACCGTTGGCGTAATCGGCACCGGATTGGACGAAAAATCGTTTTTCCCCAAACAAAACCTTGACTTGGCGACAAAAGTGGTTAATACTGGCGGTTGTTTGGTCAGCGAATACCCGGCAAGCTTTAAAGCCACCAACTACTCTTTCCCCCAGCGCAACCGCATCATCGCCGGCCTGTCGCTGGCAGTTCTGGTCATCGAAGCCAAGGAAAAATCCGGTTCGCTCATCACCGCCGAATGGGGTCGCAAACAGCACAAACCGGTGTTCGCGGTTCCCGGATCGATCTACTCGACAAACTCCAAGGGCTGTAATTGGCTGTTAAAGAAAGGCGGGCTGGCCTGCGACTCCGCCTTGGATATTCTAAACGCCTTGGGTATCGCGCCAATATCGCCGAAAATCGCGGCAACGGCGGGTACCCCCGAAGAGCAAAAAATTCTCGACGCGTTAAAAAACGGAGCGTTGGATATCAATCAAATAATTCTGGCCGCCAAACTCCCCGCCCCAACCGTGATCGGCCTGATCCCGGTTATGGAAATCAACAATATCATCCGCGATTTGGGCAACGGGGAATACTGCCTGAACAATTAATTTAAAATCGAAAAATCAAAATGGAAAATGACAGTGTAAAATTTAAAATTATTGGATTCAAATTTTTTACATTTTAAATTGTCATTTTGATTTTTGATATTTACATTTTTAATTTTTATGGATCTCATCATTGTCGAATCGCCCACAAAAGCCCGGACTTTGCAAAAATTTTTAGGTTCGAACTATAAAATTCTGTCATCGTACGGCCATGTGCGCGATCTGCCCAAGGGCTCTTTTGGCGTTGATCTTGAAAATAATTTCACGCCGAAATACACCCTCACCGCCAAAGGCAAAACCACGATTAAAGAACTCAAAGCCGAAGTTAAAAAAGCCGACAAGATATTTTTAAGCACTGATCCGGACCGCGAAGGCGAAGCCATCGCGTGGCATTTGATCGAAGCCCTGAAACTGGACAAACCGGCCACCAAAAAAATTGAAGGCCCGGCTTATCGGCGCATTGAATTCCACGAAATCACCAAACGCGCCATTGATGAAGCCCTGCGAAACCCCCGGGAACTTGATTTTAACTTGGTCAACGCCCAGCAAGCGCGCCGCGTTTTGGATCGCATCGTCGGCTATCAACTTTCCCCTTTCCTTTGGAAAAAAATCGCCAAAGGCCTGTCGGCCGGCCGCGTCCAGTCCGTGGCCGTACGGCTCATTGCCGAGCGCGAACGCGAAATTGAAGCCTTCAAGCCCGAAGAATACTGGGAAGTTTTAGCGACCCTCAAAAACACCAAAAAACAACCGCTCAAAGAATTTGCCGCCAAGCTGGTGAAAATCAACGAAAAAGTTTTGGACAAGCTGGAAATCACCGATGAAGCCAAAGCGATTGATATTCAAAATGGCCTTGAAAACGCGCGCTATTCCATCGTCGCGATTGATAAAAAAGAAACCCGCAAGAATCCAAACCCGCCGTTCACCACTTCCACTCTCCAGCAAGCCGCGTGGCAAAAATTCCACCTCACGGCCAAAGCCGCAATGATGACCGCCCAACAATTGTACGAAATGGGATTGATCACCTACCACCGCACCGACTCGCTCAATTTGTCGGAGCAGTCGCTGGCGGCGGCAAAACAATTCATCATTCAAACTTACGGAGAACAATACCATCCCGGCGGGTACAACACCTACAAAACCAAAGCCAAGGGCGCCCAAGAAGCCCACGAAGCCATCCGGCCGGCCTACCCGGAGCAAACCCCGGAAATGGC is a window of Candidatus Nealsonbacteria bacterium DGGOD1a DNA encoding:
- the dprA gene encoding DNA-processing protein DprA; protein product: MVYSKKVMDYNIKHITEADIEFPNCLRTIPSRPKELYLRGILDPVKPCVAVVGSRIPSTYGKQAVHDIVSGLSRAGVCVISGMAPGIDTLAHQTALECNGLTVGVIGTGLDEKSFFPKQNLDLATKVVNTGGCLVSEYPASFKATNYSFPQRNRIIAGLSLAVLVIEAKEKSGSLITAEWGRKQHKPVFAVPGSIYSTNSKGCNWLLKKGGLACDSALDILNALGIAPISPKIAATAGTPEEQKILDALKNGALDINQIILAAKLPAPTVIGLIPVMEINNIIRDLGNGEYCLNN
- the topA gene encoding type I DNA topoisomerase; translated protein: MDLIIVESPTKARTLQKFLGSNYKILSSYGHVRDLPKGSFGVDLENNFTPKYTLTAKGKTTIKELKAEVKKADKIFLSTDPDREGEAIAWHLIEALKLDKPATKKIEGPAYRRIEFHEITKRAIDEALRNPRELDFNLVNAQQARRVLDRIVGYQLSPFLWKKIAKGLSAGRVQSVAVRLIAEREREIEAFKPEEYWEVLATLKNTKKQPLKEFAAKLVKINEKVLDKLEITDEAKAIDIQNGLENARYSIVAIDKKETRKNPNPPFTTSTLQQAAWQKFHLTAKAAMMTAQQLYEMGLITYHRTDSLNLSEQSLAAAKQFIIQTYGEQYHPGGYNTYKTKAKGAQEAHEAIRPAYPEQTPEMAQTDKNLTRPQYKLYELIWQRFIACQMTPAIFDGMSVDIDAIGVSNTNYGFKANGQTLKFDGYLKVYPSKFEPVDLPAMETAEDLEFIKLDPTQHFTKPPARFNEASLIKALEEFGIGRPSTYAPIITTIQTRNYIEKDDKKSFKPTEMGLMVNDILVAHFPRIVDIGFTAKMEEEFDEIAQGSMDWVKMMRDFYAPFKENLDAKYKEVESKKTQVVATDKICPKCGANLVIKMGRFGKFYACPKFPECKHTENMEPAKPAFDVEIPCPKCGTGHIVEKKTKKRKIFYGCSAYPDCDFALWDKPTGAKCEKCGSIMIETKRKQVKCSNKECSANAKLKNQNEK